A genomic stretch from Sulfoacidibacillus ferrooxidans includes:
- the ureC gene encoding urease subunit alpha codes for MKPGAYDLRSDPILINQGRHTTTVYVTNTGDRPVQIGSHYHFYEVNPMLIFERDMAIGMRLNIPAGTAIRFEPGEEKPVSLTEYGGEQLIFGHRGMTNHSVKERLSRSNNPISNGVSVSRETYAAMYGPTTGDRIRLGDTELWIQIERDYAVYGDECKFGGGKVIRDGMGQSARAKRADGTPDVVITNAIIIDHWGIIKADIGIRDGKIIGIGKAGNPDTMSGVSPHLIIGAATDIIAGEGLIVTAGGIDAHIHFISPQQIETALTSGITTMIGGGTGPSTGTNATTCTPGAFYIERMLEAAEAFPMNIGFLGKGNASNEEVLVEQIRAGAIGLKLHEDWGTTPSTIDMCLQVADQYDIQVAIHTDTLNEAGFVEETKRAIGGRVIHTYHTEGAGGGHAPDIMRLAGEANVLPSSTNPTRPLTVNTIDEHLDMLMVCHHLDSRIPEDVAFADSRIRPETIAAEDVLHDLGVLSMISSDSQAMGRVGEVITRTWQTAHKMKIQRGFLEQDNVAHDNFRVKRYIAKYTINPAITHGISEYVGSLEVGKWADLVLWKPAFFGVKPEMILKGGIIAHSVMGDPNASIPTPQPVLYRPMFGSFGIATSQGSMTFLSGIAIEQGVHHRLGLQKLCVAVSRCRTIGKKDMIHNDGLPEITVNPETYEVRVDGELATCEPVTILPLAQRYYLF; via the coding sequence ATGAAGCCAGGTGCTTATGATTTGCGATCCGATCCAATTTTGATTAATCAAGGACGACACACAACCACAGTTTACGTAACGAATACAGGAGATCGTCCGGTCCAGATAGGATCACATTATCATTTTTATGAGGTAAACCCCATGCTCATTTTTGAACGTGACATGGCTATCGGCATGCGCCTCAATATTCCTGCAGGTACTGCCATAAGGTTTGAACCTGGAGAGGAAAAACCTGTGTCGCTCACTGAATATGGTGGTGAGCAGTTGATATTCGGTCATAGGGGAATGACCAATCATTCTGTTAAAGAAAGATTGTCCCGTTCGAATAACCCAATCTCAAATGGGGTTTCCGTTTCGCGAGAAACATATGCTGCTATGTATGGTCCGACTACTGGTGATCGCATTCGTTTAGGCGATACAGAACTATGGATTCAAATTGAACGAGATTATGCAGTGTATGGAGATGAATGCAAGTTTGGTGGAGGGAAAGTCATTCGTGATGGCATGGGACAATCTGCGAGGGCTAAGCGAGCTGATGGAACACCAGATGTCGTCATTACTAATGCGATCATCATCGACCATTGGGGAATTATAAAGGCGGATATTGGTATTCGTGATGGGAAAATCATTGGGATTGGTAAGGCTGGTAACCCTGATACAATGAGCGGAGTTTCTCCTCATCTAATTATTGGTGCTGCAACGGATATTATTGCTGGAGAAGGTCTCATTGTAACGGCGGGTGGAATTGATGCACATATTCATTTTATTAGTCCGCAACAAATTGAAACTGCTTTGACTTCAGGTATAACTACGATGATTGGTGGAGGTACTGGGCCATCGACTGGTACCAATGCAACTACCTGCACACCAGGTGCGTTTTACATCGAAAGAATGTTAGAAGCAGCGGAAGCTTTCCCGATGAATATTGGTTTTTTAGGAAAGGGGAATGCTTCAAACGAAGAAGTTTTAGTAGAACAAATACGTGCTGGTGCGATTGGGTTAAAACTTCATGAAGATTGGGGAACGACTCCTTCAACCATTGATATGTGCTTACAGGTAGCCGATCAATATGACATTCAAGTAGCTATTCATACTGATACTTTGAATGAAGCAGGTTTTGTTGAAGAGACAAAACGAGCAATCGGAGGACGAGTTATTCATACCTATCACACGGAAGGTGCAGGCGGTGGACATGCGCCTGATATCATGCGACTTGCAGGAGAGGCGAATGTTCTTCCCTCTTCCACCAATCCAACAAGGCCACTCACTGTAAACACCATTGATGAGCACTTGGATATGTTAATGGTATGCCATCATTTGGATAGTCGCATTCCAGAAGACGTTGCATTTGCTGATTCTCGTATCCGTCCTGAGACGATTGCCGCTGAAGATGTTCTACATGATCTTGGTGTACTCAGTATGATTAGTTCTGATTCACAAGCCATGGGACGTGTAGGTGAAGTAATTACAAGAACGTGGCAAACTGCACACAAGATGAAAATACAAAGAGGATTTTTAGAGCAAGACAACGTGGCTCATGATAACTTTCGAGTAAAGCGTTACATAGCCAAATACACGATTAATCCAGCCATTACGCACGGTATTTCAGAGTATGTGGGATCATTAGAAGTTGGAAAATGGGCTGATCTTGTACTATGGAAGCCTGCCTTCTTCGGAGTAAAACCCGAAATGATTCTCAAAGGAGGGATTATCGCTCATTCTGTCATGGGTGATCCCAATGCTTCCATTCCTACGCCTCAACCTGTATTATATAGGCCCATGTTTGGATCCTTTGGAATAGCTACGAGTCAGGGTTCTATGACTTTCCTTTCAGGTATTGCAATTGAACAAGGAGTTCATCATCGACTAGGTTTACAAAAGTTGTGTGTCGCAGTCAGTCGATGTCGAACCATAGGCAAAAAGGACATGATTCACAACGATGGTTTGCCTGAAATTACAGTGAATCCCGAAACGTACGAAGTGCGTGTCGATGGGGAGCTAGCTACATGTGAGCCTGTAACTATACTACCATTAGCGCAAAGATATTATTTATTTTAA
- a CDS encoding urease subunit gamma, whose translation MHLTEREQDKLLLVVAADLSRRRKERGLKLNYPETIALISYEILEGARDGKSVVELMQYGATIINEEDVQEGISDMIEEIQVEATFADGTKLVTVHHPIRPKRHADEREDQ comes from the coding sequence ATGCATCTTACAGAACGGGAACAAGACAAACTCTTATTAGTTGTAGCAGCTGATCTTAGTCGTCGTCGAAAAGAACGTGGATTGAAACTAAATTATCCTGAAACAATCGCGTTGATTTCTTATGAAATACTAGAAGGAGCACGCGATGGAAAGTCTGTTGTTGAGTTAATGCAGTACGGAGCTACTATTATTAATGAAGAAGATGTACAAGAAGGAATTTCGGATATGATCGAAGAGATTCAAGTGGAAGCAACTTTTGCAGATGGAACTAAGTTAGTTACAGTGCATCATCCAATTCGTCCGAAGAGACATGCAGATGAAAGAGAGGATCAGTGA